From the genome of Acaryochloris sp. CCMEE 5410, one region includes:
- a CDS encoding DUF4259 domain-containing protein, with protein MSIWGPGSFENDDALDWMAELADSDDDNPIIDALNTVIDQADESPEAPDCAVAIAALEVVAAWMGEPSDDCPEEVEVWVEGRPAPPATMISQARYVAEAISEKSELKKLWKDSDDFELWQTSVNDLLGRLLY; from the coding sequence ACGACGCATTGGACTGGATGGCTGAACTGGCCGATTCAGATGACGACAATCCGATCATTGATGCTCTAAACACCGTCATCGACCAAGCAGACGAGTCCCCAGAAGCCCCTGATTGTGCGGTTGCCATTGCAGCGTTGGAGGTTGTGGCTGCATGGATGGGAGAACCCTCTGACGATTGCCCAGAGGAGGTAGAGGTATGGGTAGAAGGACGGCCAGCCCCACCCGCAACAATGATTTCTCAAGCGAGATATGTTGCCGAAGCCATTTCAGAAAAGTCTGAACTCAAAAAGTTGTGGAAGGATTCAGATGATTTTGAACTATGGCAAACTTCCGTGAATGATTTGCTAGGCAGGTTGCTTTACTGA